The DNA segment ACGGCCAATTCATCGTAGTGGTTCATCCATGAAAAGATCATACAAACCCCAAATAGTAATGGCAGACCTCAATCGGCCTGCCATAAGCATACGTTGGTTTGTGACAACTAATGTCATAAAAGTTGAATGAGCATGAGTTGGGCAAGAATGATTTTGATAATTAATGCTAATGGGTAGACCGCAGCATAGCCTTGATTTGGCAACTCATTGTTGCTTTGTTGCAGGGCAAAACTGAGCAAGGCGGGCTGGGTTTGAAAGCCCGCCAACATCCCCGTCAAAATGCCCATTGGAATTTTCAGCACTTTGTAGCCAATCGTCAAAATCAACATAGCGATGCTAAAGGTAATCGCTGCGCCAACCCCAAACAAGAGCAAGCCATTGCTGCTAAATAAGAATTTGACGAAATCGTAGCCCGCGCGTGTGCCAACTCCCGCCAAGAACATCACAATCCCAATTTGGCGCAGGGTTAGGTTGGTGCTATAGGGCATGTTCCAAACCAATGGGCCAGTACGGTCGAGTGCGCCCAAAATCAACGAAACCACCAATGGACCACCGGCAAAACCAAGTTTGATGCTCACGCCGCCAGGTAATGGCAGCACCAACGAACCCACAATCAAGCCTAAGACTAAGCCCAACGTGAAGGTCAGAATATCAACTTCGCTCAAGGCGCGATACGAATCGCCAAAAAAACGGCTCACTTGAGGAATATCAGCACGCCGCGCAATCACCCGCACCCGATCGCCAAGCTCCAAGCGGGTATCGGCAGTTGGCAACATTTCTACATCGCCACGGCGCACCCGGGTAATTGTGGCCCCCAAGACTTGGGGCAAATTGAGTTGCTCCAGCCGAATCCCAACAATTTTGGGGTTAGAGACGAACATGCGGCGATAATCAAGATCGCGGCGATCATTGGAAATATCTTCGGTTTCTTTGCCAAGCACGGCTAGGGCTTTTTCGAGCACTTCGCTGGCCCCAACAATGCTCACATGATCGCCAAGCATAAATTGGGTTGCGCCCGTGGTGACCGCTACATGGCCATCGCGGCGATAGCGCCCAAAAACCATGGGCCAATGATGTTTGGCAATCAAGGCCTGGACTGATAGATTAGTGACTTCAGGATTGGTAATTTCAACTGTGCGGCTGGTAATATCGTGATGATTGCCAGCTAAATCGTGGCGTGAGGCTAATTCTTTAACATAATCGATACGCCACAAACGTTGGACAAAAACAATTGCCAACATCATCGCCACAACACCCATGGGATAGGCAATCGAATAGCCCACAACTGGATCATTGACCACAGCGGCTAATTCTTGCTCAGGCAAGACCGATTTCAAATATTCAATGGCCGCAGCCAGCGCTGGCGTGTTGGTGATTGTGCCAGTAAACAGGCCAACGGTCAACGTTGGTTTGATGCTAAAGAAAGAATGGGCCAGAATTGCAAACAAATAGGCAACAACGATCATCCCACCAATAAAGAGATTATCGCGTAAGCCTTTGCTCTTCCACGAGCGAAAAAACTGATGGCCGCTGCTCAACCCGACGGTGTAAACAAACATCACCAAGCCAAATTGATACAGCACTTCAGGCAGTTTTAGGCGCTCGTCGAGCGAGCCAATTGCCAAGCCCACAAACAAAACGGCGGCAACGCCGAGGCGTACACCGCCGAGATTCAATTGCCCTAGAGGATAGCCGATTGCTGCAACTACAAACAGCAGCAATAGTGGATTCGACGCTAGCAAGTCCAACATAATGTTCCTTTCGCAGCGTACAGCCGATCAGGCTGTTTCTCTCGATGCCATCTTAGCATAGCCGAGCTATCCACTTTGCACGGTTGCAGCCTCGCTACGATTATTGTGAATTTGATAACAAGAAATCAATCACAATCATGGAATCCAATTCAAACAAGTTTATTCCCAAATATAGGGATGGGTGATTAATTCAAGCCCATGGCCTGATGGATCGAAAAAGTAGAAGCCACGCCCATTATTTTCATCATTAATTTCACCAAGCCGTTGCTGGCGTGGGTCGGCCCAAAAGGGAATATTGCGGGCTTTAAGCCGCTCTAAACTGGCATCAAATACCGCATCGCTGACCAAAAAGGCATAATGTTGGCTCAAAATCGGAATCTTTGGCTCGCCAAAATGCAAAATCACATTATTTTCCATTTCGACGGCTAAGAAAAAACCAGCAGGGATCGGTTCGGGGAGACCAAGGATCGAGGTAAGGAATGAGGCCGATTCGTACTTGTCGTTAGCGAAAATCAACAGGTGATTGAATTGAACTGACAATGGGTTACACATCCTTTCTGCCTCAGCGAGGCTAGTCCAAGCAAGCTTGTACTGAAATATCATAACGATTCCGTTGAGCCATGTCAATCAGCCCCTTAATCGGCGAAGGATCGAAACCGCGAAGCATGCGAAGAACACGAGGGCTGTTGTTAGCCCCAGATTGCATAAAATTGCCCGAATATCTATTTTTTAGCCTAGCTCAGATCGATCTTCCTCCAGTCCACAGCGTATAGGCTCGTCTCCTCTGCGACTCTGCGTTAAACCCCAATTTTCGACAACCAAGTTTTATATACTATGCCTCAATAATAGAATTTCCTCCCATAATATTTATCGTTTAAACACGATGATCATCAACATAGGGATGATCATAAATATATTGATTACGTTCTTCGGCGGCTTTTTTTAGGCGAACTGCTTTTTGAAAGAACTCAAAATAGGGTTGTGACATATAGGCATTTTTGCCCATCTTGAGCTGTTCAGGCAAGCTATCAGATGCAGTTGCCCGATTATCCTGAAAATCAGCTTGTGAGTTATAACCATAGGGCTTCGATTGTGGCGGAGAGAAATCTTTGACTCCGTTACGATAGGCTCCCCAAATTGTTGCATTGTCATCAACCGATTCCACCGTGCCTTTATGATGTAGCAGGGCCTTGGTAACAATCGCCGCGCTTTCAACCGAACCATCAAAACTAGCAAGGTTTTGAGCACTTGTTGAATGATGTTTGGCAGCCTCATAGCCATCAAGTTTATGATCAATCAAATATTGTTTAGCATAGGCTAATGCATCCGAGTGAACGCTAGCAATGCCTTGCCCTTGACCGGCTTTAACTCCACGTCTACCCAAAAAATCTTGGAATTGATCACCACCATCATGATCAAAGTCCATCTCTGAGGCAACAACTCCCATCAGAAGATCAGGCGGAATATTATAGCGTTTGGCAATCGCTTCAATTGTTGCAAAATTTCTGGGATTAAGCAGAATTGTGCCTAAGGTTGCCCGTGGTGAATACACATCAGTATCGACTCTATTGGTAACAGGTAGGTTATTGTTGCGCAATTCTTGTTGGCGATTAGCAATGGTTGATTCCAACAGATCAATCTCTTGATCGTACAACTTACGTAAGGCGATTTCAGGCTCTACAATAACACGAGCCTCTTTTGGCCCCAATAGTTTATCAATCCAGTTGGGGTATTTATCGCTTTGTGAGCCAAAACTCGCATCAGCTGCCTCAAGCCGTTGAGCAAAGGCTTCGAGTTTGGTGACCCAATCGGCGGCAGTATCGCTGAGGGCATAGACCCGTGGGTCAAAGGTGGTCAGGACATCTTCAAACATGGCTTGAAAATCGCCACGAAAGAGATCGCTTAAAAACGCCTGCGCTTTGCCGAGCATGCTTTGGTGATGATTATGCAGCACATCGTTAAACTCACGCAAAGCGGCGGCAGTGATGCGCAGTTGCTCCACATCGGCTTGGATTCGATAGCTCATCGATACTCACTTTCTAGTGAAATTTTGCGTTCAAACGCTTCAAGCCACAGTGAGCGAAGTTGTTGCGTGTTGGCTGGCTGCAAACGAAACTGTTGCTGATCGGTGGTGGCAGTCATGAGCCATGCGGCAGCAGTTGTCGCAATCACGGTATAATCATAGCTCACCACTTTCTCATTCTCGACCAACTGAGCAATATAGAGGGTACTGATCGATGGTTGGCCCGCAACGACGTTCGCCAGCTGAATTGCATTGGCTGATTCAACGCCATAGTCGCGTAAAAGCATGCTAACCTCCTCCGCTGATTTGGTTTTGCCTGCGGCTAAAGCTGTTTCAATAACCGACTTTTCTAAAATAATTGATTCCGCTGTGGTGACTTCATTAAGCTGATTGAGCTTTAAAAATCCTAATGTTCGATCAACTAATTGCGCTACATTTTGAATCGACTGTAAATAATGTAAGGCTGCATCTGGTTGACTATGCACGACAATTCGATCTTCAAAACGATGAGCAAACGCTTGATCTGTTGTATCATCAGGTTTGGCCAATGAAACAAACATCGTTTGTTCAGCAAATGCACATGTTGCTGCTAAATGCAAAACAATTTCATTGATCAATAAATTTCCATCCTCACTAATTTTTGCCAAATCACGCGCCCGTAATGCCCGTTCAGCAACAATTAATGCAA comes from the Chloroflexota bacterium genome and includes:
- a CDS encoding transporter, producing MLDLLASNPLLLLFVVAAIGYPLGQLNLGGVRLGVAAVLFVGLAIGSLDERLKLPEVLYQFGLVMFVYTVGLSSGHQFFRSWKSKGLRDNLFIGGMIVVAYLFAILAHSFFSIKPTLTVGLFTGTITNTPALAAAIEYLKSVLPEQELAAVVNDPVVGYSIAYPMGVVAMMLAIVFVQRLWRIDYVKELASRHDLAGNHHDITSRTVEITNPEVTNLSVQALIAKHHWPMVFGRYRRDGHVAVTTGATQFMLGDHVSIVGASEVLEKALAVLGKETEDISNDRRDLDYRRMFVSNPKIVGIRLEQLNLPQVLGATITRVRRGDVEMLPTADTRLELGDRVRVIARRADIPQVSRFFGDSYRALSEVDILTFTLGLVLGLIVGSLVLPLPGGVSIKLGFAGGPLVVSLILGALDRTGPLVWNMPYSTNLTLRQIGIVMFLAGVGTRAGYDFVKFLFSSNGLLLFGVGAAITFSIAMLILTIGYKVLKIPMGILTGMLAGFQTQPALLSFALQQSNNELPNQGYAAVYPLALIIKIILAQLMLIQLL
- a CDS encoding VOC family protein, producing MCNPLSVQFNHLLIFANDKYESASFLTSILGLPEPIPAGFFLAVEMENNVILHFGEPKIPILSQHYAFLVSDAVFDASLERLKARNIPFWADPRQQRLGEINDENNGRGFYFFDPSGHGLELITHPYIWE
- a CDS encoding WXG100 family type VII secretion target, with the translated sequence MSYRIQADVEQLRITAAALREFNDVLHNHHQSMLGKAQAFLSDLFRGDFQAMFEDVLTTFDPRVYALSDTAADWVTKLEAFAQRLEAADASFGSQSDKYPNWIDKLLGPKEARVIVEPEIALRKLYDQEIDLLESTIANRQQELRNNNLPVTNRVDTDVYSPRATLGTILLNPRNFATIEAIAKRYNIPPDLLMGVVASEMDFDHDGGDQFQDFLGRRGVKAGQGQGIASVHSDALAYAKQYLIDHKLDGYEAAKHHSTSAQNLASFDGSVESAAIVTKALLHHKGTVESVDDNATIWGAYRNGVKDFSPPQSKPYGYNSQADFQDNRATASDSLPEQLKMGKNAYMSQPYFEFFQKAVRLKKAAEERNQYIYDHPYVDDHRV